The region AAAGCATCTCCATACCAAGCACCAGTGAGAGCTCTCCATGGCATCCCTGGCACAACCACAGCGGGGCCAGCAGAGGTTTGCCTGGAGCAAGAGCTGGGAGAGGCctggagatggagctggggctgctctgcaagGATCCCATGGGGCTGGAACCCCTTTGCAGGAtcccccggggctggggaccCTCTTCAGGGATCCCCTGAGGCTGGGACGCCTTTGCAGAGATCCCCTGGgactggggctgctctgcagggatcCCCTGGCAGCAAATGTGTCCCTGCTGGCGGATGGCTCTACCCTAAGGCACAGCAGGAACTGGACAGCTCCTCCTGGCGCCAGTCTCATTTCTGACCTAAGGGACCCCCTGAAATGGGTCAAACACTCTCCACTGCTGGACAGTGATTCCCAGCTGGGATGAGGCTCCTCAGGGCACCCAAAATGTCCCCTAAATGTCCTTGAAGTGGTGATGGCCATGGGCCCAGGACtgtttccaagaaaaagaagcaCAGAGGTGTTCAATGGCCACCTCCCacctctggcacagggacagggctgatGCCACCCTGCACCCATCGGGATTGCCTGGACTCAGGCATGCAAACAGCACCCAGGGAAACAGGAAAAGGCACCAACATCCCACCCTTAACACATCCTCCAGCTAAACAACACCCCCAAAGCCCAGCCAAgggccccagagcagggagggtgcagggcagcagcaccagctccataGGAGTGAGAATTCCAAGATatggccctgcccagagcatCCTGTAACCATCAAATCATcaaatgctttgggttggaagggaccttaaagataatCTATGACAAAGATCATATAATATCCAGAAATCCCTTATTTCCCTAGGAAATAAGTCCCTGATACGACTGCCCTTGCAGGAGGATGCTGAGGCACTGAGCTCTCCTCCCAGGTACACACAGGACTGAGACTGAAGGGCAAAATAAGGCACAGTTAAACCCCGTTTGCCTGTTTGCACTGCCAGGTTCGCAGCCTGCCCGGAGATCGTTTGCTGAAGCATTTAAAGCAGGGAGAACCAAGCCCTGCTTCCCTCGGGCGGCGGTGGAGCCTCCGTGTGCTCGCACCAAGAcatgcatattttaaaagcttgGCAGGAGAGGGCTCCAAACTACACAATTAAACGGATTTTACACACAAGGCTCCTCGTACACTCCAAGCACTGCCAAACGCCCTTTCCTTGTGTACATCCCTGCAGGAGAGACCCTTCAGAGCAATGACCCAGGCTGGCTCCTTCCATTCTGCCAGAGAAATCACTTGTCTGCCCTTTGCCGCTGCCTAATTGTCCATAAACTGgggattaaaaacaaaaccgGCTCCTTTTGTCAAGGGATGGAGTGGCAACAATTGCCTGGGAGGAAATTTAACCCTCCTGGAGGAAAGAGATATCTGCAACCCTTGTCTGTGTCCACACGTGGGGTGGGATGGATACTGCTCTGCTCCGGCCACCCCAGGCACCCGAAGGGCATCTATTGTGCTGGAGAACAACAGAACCTTTTGAAGGAGCTCAGGcctgaaaacacacacaaaaaaaaagaggggagagcaggagaaaaaggTGATGGTGTCAAAGAACCAAGTGGAGGGGCCAGGTTATGGCTGGTGCACCCCCCAGCACCAAGGATGTGTCTCAAGGAGGCATCCAGGGCTGAAACAGGGGAACAGGTCCTGAAATACAGGCAGAGGGAAAGAGGGACTGGAAACAGGTCGTAAAATACAGGCAAAGGGAGATTGGAAACAGGGGAACAGGTCCTAAAATACAGGAGAGGGAAACTGAGACTGGAAACAGGGGAACAGATCCTGAAATAcaggcagagggaaagggaggcTGGAAATAGGGGAACAGGTCCTGAAACACAGGCAGAGGGAAACTGAGACTGGAAAGAGGGGAACAGGTCCTAAAATACAGACAGAGGGAGGCTGGAAACAGGGGGACAGGTCCTGAAATAcaggcagagggaaagggaggcTGACAGCAGTGtgtgaaaagagaaaacaggagGTACAAGGCTCTGCAGCACCCAGTGCCCTGTGtgggggttggaacaagatgttCTTTAAGGTTGttttcaacccaaacctttctgtggctctgtgatGAACTGAAAGCATCCAGCTGCAGCCTCGCAGGGGTGGGAGCTGCCTCTTCCCTCCTCACTGCCATCCTTCAGTGCCACAAAGGACACAaagaacagggacaggacattGCCGTGGGattgcccagagctgtggggacCCTGCTCCCCTGCTCGTGGGGTGCTGGGAATCATCAGCCAGGGTTGTGGTAATGCTTTTTCCTCCATTTAATGTAATCAGCCAGGTCTGGGCGAGCCCTTTGCCTCACGCTAATCCCCTAATGCTGCCCCTCTAAGCACATTAGGGACAGgcaaacccagcacagcccaggctgctctggaatCCCCAGTGGCTGCTGAAACACTGCCTGGTCCTGATGGGGAACAAGGCAGAGCCACTTAAACAGCAGCTGGCTGTGGAGAGCCCGGGGTTTCAGGGATCTCTGCAATCCCTGGCACAACACGTGCAGCAGCCAGTGCCAGAGGAGCTGTCAGACCACGGAACAGAAGGCATTTATCAGAGGcactgaatggtttgggttggaatggatcTTAGAGATCACCTTCCACTGGAGCAGGTGgctctgcttctctcactgAAAGGCACCCATGagacagcagagagggaggatGCAGAGAGGGCAGAACATCCAAAGGATGTCCCCAGTTTTCCACCTCCACTTTTGGGGGTGTAGCTAAAAGACAGCAGCAGTGAATTTTTGTCTTTCAGTGATACCACTCAATAgggaaaagtatttttctgaatGTGAAAAGGGGAAATTTAGGTCAGATATTGgctgtccagagcagctgtggctgcccctggatccctggaagtgcccaaggtcaggttggacagggcttggagcaacctgggacagtggaaggtgtccctgccatggcaggggtgggactggatgatccttaaggtctcttcccacccaaaccattctggaatttCACCAGAGCCAAACTGCCTTTTATCCCAATGGGTGAAGAGGTTTCCTTGTCACCTCTCCCATAAAGCATCTTTTGCTGTCAATAAAACCCCTTTTAAACTACTCTGCTCCTACAAAATCAGTCAGGGAGGAgtcaggaaaacaaaccaacccccTGCAACGGCTCTGCTTATTTTAGATGacagagaaactgaaaattgTTCTGTGCCATTTCAAGAACATGTGGTTTCCCTACCCTGTGCAGCTGCCACGGGGAAATCACCAACCCAGAGCTCATCTGCAAACTCCCCTGAGTGCCATGTTTGCACTGCTCCTAAACTCAGACCCTCCTTTTAGGAACAGGCATGTGGGAGAGCTTTAACAACAATAAAATTTACTAACAATGAAAGAGAATAACAGTAAAAAGTGAGAACTTGTAGGCAGAAATGACATTTCAGCCCACTGAAATGGGGAAAAGGCACACTGAGGTATTCCCAGTTACGTCAGACAAGGAATCCCAGTTACTCTGGACGAGGAATTTCAGGTTTGTAACTTCCCAGGATGTTCCACAGCATCTCCCTGATAAAGATCAAATCTTGGACCCTCTGCTGATGAAAACTCTGGTAGCCCAAATAAAaccatcccaccccagcagccaAGGAAGGGCTCTGATATTTTCCCTGAATTTATTGACTGTGGCTAAGGGAGGGTGCTGCAAACCATCTAGATCCTTCTGAGTCTGGGAAAAATCCCAGCTAAACTGCAATTTTGGCATGGCCAGCATCCCTCAGGACAAGGCCCCCTCTCCACAGCCTtgggacttcacagactgaGGCCAAATTTCTCTTTGCTGTAGGTATTTAACAGCCTGCCTGTTCCATGTGCTACCTCAGAggaatttggctttttttaaccccaaatccagcaaaactgagcagagctgcagccaaagCTCTTGAGGCCAAGCTGCTTTTGGCCTGTGTCAGTGGCAGGGGCTGGATGGGAGCATTACACCACTGAAATCACCTTTTTAGCACAGAAATGAAGCAATCCAgctgcagagaagcagcagggttTTCCTCCTCCCACAGCACTAAAAAAGCAAATACAATCAGAGGAGCTCTAGGATGTGATCCCACTTTATCTAACGTGTATAAAAATACCCGAGAGCGGCAGGATAAGCTGGAGAATAAAAGTAAGCAGTGGAAAGCATGGGGTTtgtccaaaaaaacccaacactaTGACTCCATTGAAGTCTCCCCCGTGCAGAGCTCACCTGATCCCGTCAGATGTCCCACGGCCCCTGGCATACACGTGAAGATGAAGCCGGTGATTTTTTCCCAGAGGgattttttggttatttttcagtcctgattttttttcttttttttttttttactgtccCTCTTGTTTCACACAAAGCTGCCAAGGCTCCTCCCTGGCCAAGCTTGCTCGGTGCCAGCTCCCACTGGGTCTGGGGTGGTTCTTGGTGGAGCAGGATGAACCTCCATGCCCAGATTGCACTGCccaggtgagggacaggtggATCTGGGGGTGATGGCTGCCTGTGGGTGCCTTGTTGGGCACacgggaggagcagcagggcaggaaccAGGAAGGGGGTGCAGAGCCACGACGTCTTGTgggatggaggagctggaaCCATCTGGAAAGGCTTTTTGCGGGAAGAGCAAGGACCAAGGGGGATGGGAGAAGGGATGCCATGACAACCTTTGGGGGTTTCCCAGGAAACCGTGGTCACCATGGCAACTGCATCACTCCGGTCGGAATTAGTGACTTCCGCTGGAAGGCGTGTTCGCCACTTTAATCTTCTGGTGATAAgcggctgcagctcctccaaagGCATCGCAAAACGAGGGGGAAATATCCCTTTGTCTCCGGCTGGGCGGGCTGGAGGCTCCCAGGCACGGCGAGGAGCCCGTCGTGGATCGTGCCGACATCACTCCCGAAAACATTCCAGTCTGcctctcctgtccctcctcccGCACACATCCCCGCTGCACGGCCACAGACTTGACATTGGAGGAAATAATTCCATCAGGTTACAGGGGGAAGGGAATCCAGAATAGAAAATGAAGGCTtagggagggtttttttttttttgtatttaaatcaGCATTGATTGCACTTGGTCTCGGACCAAATTAGAATTTCATAAACGATCtaatggggagaaaaaggaaatctgGGATGTGCCCGTAATGGCACATCACATGTTTCGATATTAAGCATCATTTAACGATGTGGTAACAGAGACTGTCTGCAGAATTAAATGGTTATTTcctcccagccccctcccagtaCACTCTGCCTCatgttttcctccttcctccacccAGCCCGAGATTGTTAATCCAACAAGTTATTTTATGTGATGGAAGGGAGATTGGCTACACACTGCCCTTAGGGAAAGAGGGGGAAATTCAGGAGCAAAGCAAGAGGTTCCCCAAAAGcccaaaaaagcaaagcagcccTGCAACACGTTGCAGAACAAACACCTGTTTTGACAGTGAGTGTGGCTTGTCTTCATCTTCCTTCTCTTTACCCTTTAGCTGTCCTCTTCTTCAGAGAATTTTAAATCCTTTTACTTTTGGATCTTTAGAAAGGAAGGatctaaaaaaataaaggtataAAAACGAGGGCACACACAGGACCGACGATGGTGCATGTTCCACACAACACCGACACACAGTCACTTTGCATTATTATtggtattattattattggtatTCTTTCTCTGCATCCTCAGATTTTGCTGCTGTTcgtttggtttgggttttgttttaaacatcCGTAAAGATCTTTTTGATGTTCACACAGTTGGGATTGTTTGTGGTTGTGCAGTTGCCTGCTTTAAAGGCAGCCTGTTTGAATGCACTGTGGTTGATCCCCCCTTCCTCAATCACCATGTACTCGGACTTGCTGAGGGTGGAATTGCTGCGAGCCTTCTTCATCTCCTCGCTGGACGAgaggtgctggcagctcccGACGTGCATGTACTGGGCTTGTTCCTCACCCTCCGTCTCCCGGTGGTAGAAATAATTGAAGTTGGAGACGATGACGGGCACGGGCAGGGCGATGGTCAGCACGCCCGCGATGGCGCACAGAGACCCCACAATCTTGCCCCCAATGGTGATGGGGTGCATGTCCCCGTAGCCCACGGTGGTCATGGTGACCACGGCCCACCAGAAGGCGTCAGGGATGCTACTGAACCCCGAGCTGGGGTCGTCGGCTTCCGCGAAGTAAACGGCGCTGGAGAAGAGGATGACGCcgatgaagaggaagaagatgagcaagcccagctccctcatgCTGGCCTTGAGGGTCTGGCCCAGGATCTGCAGCCCCTTGGAGTGCCGGGAGAGCTTGAAGATGCGGAAGACCCTGACGAGGCGGATGACTCTGAGGATGGCCAGGGACATGGCTTGCTGGCCATTGCCTTGCCGCTCGGCCAGCTCCGTGCCCAGCGTGATGAAGTAGGGGATGATGGCCACAATGTCAATGATGTTCATGATGTTCTTGGAGAAGGTGGCCTTGCTGGGGCAGGCAAAGAAACGGACCAGCAGCTCGAAGGAGAACCAGATGATGCACAAAGTCTCTACCACAAAGAAAGGATCGGTGAAGGATGACACCATGGAAGCAGGCGAGGATGAGGAGTTGGTGAAGACATCAGGTGGGAGAGGGCCGCCGCCTGTCCCGAAGGTCCCCCCAGTTCCCTCATAGTCATGGTCATCCCTGAATTCAGGCAGGGTCTCCAGACAGAAGATGACAATAGAGATAAGGATGACCAGGACAGAGACGATGGCAATGCCTCGGGCCGGCCCAGAGCTCTCGGGGTACTCGAAGAGGAGCCACACCTGGCGCTGAAACTCCTTCTCGGGAAGCGGCCGCTGCTCCTCGCGAATGAAACCCTCGTCCTCCCGAAActtctccatggcctcctccCCGAGCTGGTAGAAGCGGATCTCCTCGGAGAAGATGTCGATGGGGACATTGACGGGACGCCGGATGCGCCCGCCCGACTGGTAGTAGTAGAGGATGGCGTCAAAGCTGGGACGGTTACGGTCGAAAAAATACTCATTGCGGAGGGGGTCGAAGTAGCGCATCCTCTTGCGGGGGTCCCCCAGCAGCGTCTCGGGGAACTGAGCCAGGGTTTTGAGCTGGGTCTCGAAGCGCAGCCCCGAGATGTTGATCACCACGCGCTCGCAGCACTCGTGCTCCGCAGCGCCCGCGGGCTGCCCGGAGGGCACGGCCGCCGCCGGGGGCTGATCGTAGCGCTCCCCGCCGAGCAGCGCCGGGGGATgctggggctcctccagcaAAGggtccccgccgccgcctcctcctcctcctcctcccaccacGGTCATGCTgccttcctccccttcctcGCCCTCTTCCTCCGGCTGCTCGGGGCCCGGctggggggcggcggggggcggctgCTCGGTGTAGCCCAGGttgtggtggctgctgctggagccgcCCCGCGGCTGCCGGCCGGCGCAGGAGGCGGCCGGAGAGTAGAGCAAGCTCCGGCGCTCGTCCATAAAGGTGTGGGGcggaaggggaaaaggggaggagggaggggggatCCGAGAGGCGGCAGCCGaagcctcttcttcctcctcttcctcctcttcgtcctcttcctcctcctgcggGCGGAGAGGGAGCAACAGCCGCCCAACTCCTCCAGCGGCTGCCGCTGCTCTGAAGAGCTGAGGCTCTTCTCAAAAAATccgcccccagccctggcaccgccTCGCTCAGTCAGCGCTCCCGGAGACACCCACCGgccccccggccctgccccgcgGCCCCCCGGCAGCTGCgggcaccccctgccctgccccgctTTGGGGGAGCCCCATCCGCCCCCAGGCAGCGCCCAGGGGCTTCAGGCTCCTCCCGGGAGCATCCTCTGCTGCAGGCGGGGAGAGGGGTTTTTCCTGGCAGAACCGCTGCCTAGAAAGAGTTTTTCTGCCCTTCCCCAGGTGAAATGCGATTTTGGCTCTGGGTTTCGGCGTTTGCCTGTCGGTTTTCAGCGGCGGTTTCACACGGTGGGAGGCTGTGGGCAGTGGAAAGCCGACAGCGCGGCCAGACCCAACAGTTGTTTTGAATCAGCGTCTGGGTTAGGCTGGGGATTGTTTTTCTCTGTCTAGGAGAgcgtgtgcatgtgtgtgtgtgtccatgaGTGTGGGtgcacacgtgtgtgtgtgcgtgtgctTCCCCCACCAAAATAAACCCAGAAGCAAAGCTGAGCCAGCCCTCTACCAAGGAGGTGCCAGGCTGAACCCAAACCTGTATTTCAGACTTTCCATCAAGAAAGCCAAAacccttctatttctttttctttctttctcccttcaATTGATCTTCTTAAGCAAATTGTTCAATTGTGAACAAAAGGGAGTTTTTCAGGCAAAAACCTCCtctgcaggagcccagagctggagaaCACCCCATCCCCGGAGATGTGCATCCTCTGATCTCtgcactcccagctctcccccAGATCCCCATTTTTCCATCCCCCTGCAATGGCTGAAATGCTTTaacccccagcccctgccaagggGGTTTAGGCAATCCTGGGAGCTCCCAgcttggggaaaaataatggaatgggttgggttgaaagggactttaaagctcatctcattccacatccctgccatgggcagggacaccttgcactggACCAAGAGCTCGACCATgaaaggggagaggagaggagggagcccACATTCCCTTCCAGAGCCAGACGGGTGATCCTGCCACGGTGGAGGTTAAAACCTCTCCAACATCCCCACTTGAGCTCATCATCCCAGTTATTTTTAACCAGCACAGCCTCCAGAAGGTAGGGAGAACAACAGATGAAAAGATCAAACTTATTTATACTTTAAATCAGAAACAAGCTGTCCAAaacacccagctctggggagggaaCAACAATAAATATTGGTGCAAGAGCTGACTCCAGACTCTGAATGGGAGATGACAGTGAGGATGGAGCCTGGCTGAGCTGAGCCCACCAACCTCTTTGGGAATGACAGAGGGGAAACAGAAACAGCCTCTGCCGCCAGAGAGCCAGGAGGATTCCTGAGGGAATGGGCCCCCTGGAAAGGTGGATGCTCACCATGC is a window of Melospiza georgiana isolate bMelGeo1 chromosome 23, bMelGeo1.pri, whole genome shotgun sequence DNA encoding:
- the LOC131092802 gene encoding potassium voltage-gated channel subfamily A member 3-like produces the protein MDERRSLLYSPAASCAGRQPRGGSSSSHHNLGYTEQPPPAAPQPGPEQPEEEGEEGEEGSMTVVGGGGGGGGGGDPLLEEPQHPPALLGGERYDQPPAAAVPSGQPAGAAEHECCERVVINISGLRFETQLKTLAQFPETLLGDPRKRMRYFDPLRNEYFFDRNRPSFDAILYYYQSGGRIRRPVNVPIDIFSEEIRFYQLGEEAMEKFREDEGFIREEQRPLPEKEFQRQVWLLFEYPESSGPARGIAIVSVLVILISIVIFCLETLPEFRDDHDYEGTGGTFGTGGGPLPPDVFTNSSSSPASMVSSFTDPFFVVETLCIIWFSFELLVRFFACPSKATFSKNIMNIIDIVAIIPYFITLGTELAERQGNGQQAMSLAILRVIRLVRVFRIFKLSRHSKGLQILGQTLKASMRELGLLIFFLFIGVILFSSAVYFAEADDPSSGFSSIPDAFWWAVVTMTTVGYGDMHPITIGGKIVGSLCAIAGVLTIALPVPVIVSNFNYFYHRETEGEEQAQYMHVGSCQHLSSSEEMKKARSNSTLSKSEYMVIEEGGINHSAFKQAAFKAGNCTTTNNPNCVNIKKIFTDV